In Apilactobacillus bombintestini, one genomic interval encodes:
- a CDS encoding ROK family protein, with amino-acid sequence MLLGSLCTNDNNQMICAVGDDHFHIKDWIVIDLDEPKVSLKKAIEYFEDFPDLQAIGISSFGPLELRTYSPQYGYIQESSRKKWQSINLLGTFKHHFKIPISFTTDVNSVAYGEYVQSILEKDPVLSLAYITIGDGVGTGIVDHGEFIGYQGSPEIGHILPQRHPDDTEFVGTCPYQKDCLEGLVSTKAIATRMHRTPAEISMYKHIWDVVAFYVAQSVLQTTLFLRPQKVILGGSLINDIELAKIKTAFADLMQDYLDVGNLDDYIVLTSQPSEKLAILGNLALAKKQRYSQVIQ; translated from the coding sequence ATGTTACTAGGCAGTCTCTGCACTAACGATAATAACCAAATGATTTGTGCGGTCGGCGACGATCACTTCCACATTAAAGATTGGATTGTCATCGACTTAGATGAACCTAAGGTGTCGTTAAAAAAAGCTATTGAATACTTCGAAGACTTTCCCGATTTACAAGCTATCGGTATTTCATCCTTTGGCCCCCTAGAACTTAGGACCTATTCCCCCCAATATGGTTACATTCAAGAGTCTTCCCGGAAAAAATGGCAAAGCATTAACTTATTAGGGACGTTTAAGCACCACTTTAAAATCCCCATCTCGTTCACCACCGACGTGAACAGTGTGGCTTATGGTGAATACGTTCAATCTATCTTAGAAAAAGACCCCGTCTTATCTTTGGCTTACATTACCATCGGTGATGGTGTAGGCACCGGTATCGTCGATCACGGTGAATTTATCGGCTATCAAGGCAGCCCCGAAATCGGCCATATTTTACCGCAACGACATCCAGATGATACTGAATTTGTCGGTACCTGTCCGTACCAAAAAGATTGTTTAGAAGGTTTAGTATCTACGAAAGCTATTGCGACTAGAATGCATCGCACCCCCGCTGAAATCTCGATGTATAAACACATCTGGGACGTCGTAGCTTTCTATGTTGCCCAATCGGTTTTGCAGACCACCCTCTTTCTTCGTCCGCAAAAAGTCATTTTGGGTGGCAGCCTAATAAACGATATCGAACTTGCCAAAATCAAAACCGCCTTTGCGGATTTGATGCAAGATTATCTCGACGTAGGTAATCTAGACGATTATATCGTCTTAACCAGTCAACCTAGCGAAAAACTAGCTATCCTAGGTAACTTGGCATTAGCCAAGAAACAACGCTACTCACAAGTGATCCAATAA